GAAGGCGCTCGCGCCGGACTCCTGGGCGCTGGTGACCTCGAACTACGCGCACCGGGTGCGCGGCCGCTTCGAGCGGACCGGCCTGCCGCTGCCCCGGGTGCTCGTGGACGCCGCCGCGGTGGCCGAGGGCAAGCCCGCACCGGCGCCCTACCTGCGCGCCGCCGAGCTGCTCGGCGCGGACCCGGGGGACTGCCTGGTGGTCGAGGACGCCCCCTCGGGCGTGCGCTCGGGCCTGGCAGCCGGAATGACGGTCTGGGGGGTCAACACCCCGGCTCCGGTGGACGGCGTGCACCGGCACTTCACCACCCTCGCCGAAGCGGCGCCGGAGATCCTAGCGCTCGCCTTCGCGCGCGGCGCGGCTCAGGCGGACAGTACCCGGGACCGGGCCGGGATCCGGGCCGGGGCGAGCGACGCCGCGTCGTAGCGGCTCAGCAGCAGCCGGGCCACCTCGGGGGCGGCGCCGAGCACCTCGGCCACCAGGTCCGCCCCGGCGGCCGCGGCGCCCGCCGCGATCCGGTCCGGCAGCCGCCCGGGGGCCAGCACGTACGGGGCCACCACCACGCGCCGGGCGCCCTCGGCGCGCAGCGCCCGTACGGCGTCTTCCGTACGGGGCAGTGCCGCGGAGGCGAACGCGGGCCGCACGGCGCACCAACCGGTGTGCCGCCACTCCCGCGCGATTTCAGCGATCACCGCGATCGCCTCCGGGTCTGAGGAACCGGCGGACGCGAGCACCACGCCGGTGGTCGGACGGTCGGCCGGACGCAGGCCGGCCTCCGCGAGCCGGCGCTCCAGGGCGCCGGTCAGCAGGGGCGAGGGGCCGAGTACGTCGGCCACCCGCACGGACAGGCCGGGCAGCGCGGCCCGGGAACGCTCCAGCACCGCGGGCACGTCCGCCTTCGCGTGGAAGGCGCGGGTCAGGAGCAGGGGGAGGGCGACCACGTCCCGCACCCCGTCCGCGTACAGGGCCGAGAGGACCTGGGGGACGGACGGGGCGTTGAAGTCGAGGAACGCGGTCTCCACCCGCAGCCCGGGCCGCAGCGCCCGCACCCGCCCGGTGAGGGCGTGCACGGTCGCCGCGTGCCGCGGGTCGCGGCTGCCGTGGGCGATGACCAGCAGAACGGGACGCACGGCGCTGTCAGCTCTTGACCAGCAGACCGCGGGTGCGCAGCACCCAGCGCTCCAGCGGGCTGAAGATGATCAGGTCGATGGCGATGCCGACGAGCAGGATCAGGATGATCGCGAGGAACACCCCGGGCATGTCGATGTTGTTGCGGCCGTTCTCCAGCAACTGGCCCAGGCCCAGGCCCAGGTCGGGCGAGGAGGCGATGATCTCGGCGGCCATCAGCGAGCGCCAGGAGAAGGCCCAGCCCTGCTTGAGACCGGCGAGGTAGCCGGGCAGCGAGGCCGGCATGACCACGTGCCAGGTGCCCTTGAGGCCGGTGGCGCCCAGGGTGCGTCCGGCCCGCAGGAACAGCGGCGGGATCTGGTCGTGGCCCGCGACGAGGCCGTTGGCGATCGAGGGCACCGCGCCGAGCAGGATGACCGCGTACATCATCGAGTCGTTCAGGCCGAGCCAGATCACGGCGGGCGGCACCCAGGCCACCGACGGCAGGGACTGCAGACCCTGCAGGATCGGGCCGATCGCGGCGCGGACGAACCGCACCCGGGCGACCAGCAGGCCGAGCGGCGTGCCGATGGCCAGGGCCAGCAGGAAGCCGAGCAGACCGCGCGACACGCTGGTCCAGATGACGTCCAGCAGGGTGCCCTTGAGCCACATCGCGGACAGGCCGTCCCACACCGCGGACGGCGAGGGCAGCTTGGTCGCGTCGGTGACGTGCGCGGAGACCAGGATCTGCCACACGGCGAGGACCAGGCCGACGGCGACGACCGGCGGCAGGACCTTCTTGACGAGGACCTCGCGGACCGGGGTGCGGTGGGTCTGCACCGCGTCGAGCGCGTCCAGTCCGGCCTCCAGGCCGGCCAGGTCGTCGCTCGTGGCCTTGGCCCCGGCCTTGGCGGCCGGTTCGGTGATCTCAGTGCTGGCCATGGCGGCGGATCTCCCCACGCAGGTGTTCAGTGATCTCGACGGACAGCTCGGCGACGTCCGGGTCCTCGATGCGGCGCGGCTGCGGGATGCCGACGGTCCATTCCTTGGCGACCCGGCCGGGCCGCGAGGAGAGCAGG
This is a stretch of genomic DNA from Streptomyces sp. NBC_00536. It encodes these proteins:
- a CDS encoding HAD family hydrolase, with the protein product MSPYVLFDVDGTLIDAVANQRRVWATWAERYGLDPAEVYRVALRTRPTETFAELLPDHDPQACLALLHELEDEDVRTGVYGAFDGAADLLKALAPDSWALVTSNYAHRVRGRFERTGLPLPRVLVDAAAVAEGKPAPAPYLRAAELLGADPGDCLVVEDAPSGVRSGLAAGMTVWGVNTPAPVDGVHRHFTTLAEAAPEILALAFARGAAQADSTRDRAGIRAGASDAAS
- a CDS encoding ABC transporter permease, whose product is MASTEITEPAAKAGAKATSDDLAGLEAGLDALDAVQTHRTPVREVLVKKVLPPVVAVGLVLAVWQILVSAHVTDATKLPSPSAVWDGLSAMWLKGTLLDVIWTSVSRGLLGFLLALAIGTPLGLLVARVRFVRAAIGPILQGLQSLPSVAWVPPAVIWLGLNDSMMYAVILLGAVPSIANGLVAGHDQIPPLFLRAGRTLGATGLKGTWHVVMPASLPGYLAGLKQGWAFSWRSLMAAEIIASSPDLGLGLGQLLENGRNNIDMPGVFLAIILILLVGIAIDLIIFSPLERWVLRTRGLLVKS
- a CDS encoding sirohydrochlorin chelatase, producing the protein MRPVLLVIAHGSRDPRHAATVHALTGRVRALRPGLRVETAFLDFNAPSVPQVLSALYADGVRDVVALPLLLTRAFHAKADVPAVLERSRAALPGLSVRVADVLGPSPLLTGALERRLAEAGLRPADRPTTGVVLASAGSSDPEAIAVIAEIAREWRHTGWCAVRPAFASAALPRTEDAVRALRAEGARRVVVAPYVLAPGRLPDRIAAGAAAAGADLVAEVLGAAPEVARLLLSRYDAASLAPARIPARSRVLSA